From Cervus canadensis isolate Bull #8, Minnesota chromosome 28, ASM1932006v1, whole genome shotgun sequence, one genomic window encodes:
- the LOC122429646 gene encoding chorionic somatomammotropin hormone 2-like — MASAPSFRGHQWTYNPVQGSCLLLLLVMSNLVLCQGNLCPSCSPDTPLSSLTDLLIDATWLTHNFHNLSTMMFKEFDEKYAQGKQYHINVTNSCHTDPLHAPEEREEAQQMNNEDLSTLILSLLYSWNKPLDHLVNELQRWKEVSQAILSSAIENKKMSDKLQAFIAGQFRQIIVPAYQKILKTRIVWSFSSLTSRNEERRLSEFYKLFKCLSRDSRKVDLYTKILACRIHKTC; from the exons ATGGCCTCAGCTCCCAGCTTCCGTGGACATCAGTGGACTTACAATCCTGTCCAAG GTTCctgcctgctcctgctgctggtcATGTCAAATCTGGTCCTGTGCCAAGGCAACTTATGCCCATCCTGCAGTCCTGACACCCCCCTGAGTTCTCTTACAGACCTGCTTATCGATGCTACCTGGCTGACCCACAACTTCCATAACCTTTCCACAATGATGTTCAAAGAGTTT GATGAAAAATATGCCCAGGGCAAACAGTACCATATCAATGTCACCAACAGCTGCCACACCGATCCCCTCCATGCtcctgaagaaagagaagaagcccAACAGATGAAC AATGAAGACCTTAGTACGTTGATACTCAGCTTACTGTACAGCTGGAATAAACCTCTGGATCATCTAGTCAACGAGCTGCAGAGGTGGAAAGAAGTCTCACAGGCTATCCTATCAAGCGCCATAGAGAATAAGAAAATGTCAGACAAACTTCAAGCATTCATAGCAGGTCAATTCAGACAG ATTATTGTTCCAGCCTATCAGAAGATACTCAAGACTCGCATTGTCTGGTCATTCTCATCCCTGACGTCCCGCAATGAAGAGAGGCGGCTTTCTGAATTTTATAAACTGTTCAAGTGCCTAAGCAGGGATTCACGTAAAGTTGACCTTTACACCAAGATCCTGGCATGCCGAATTCACAAAACGTGCTAA